One window of Fusobacterium sp. IOR10 genomic DNA carries:
- a CDS encoding YbaB/EbfC family nucleoid-associated protein → MVRKLKSAKNGGNQMDIVKKAQIMQQEMLKIQEGLKEKEVESSVGGGAVVIKANGQKEVLSVSLSDEIVKEAAEDKEMLEDLILSAVTEVIRQAEELSEKEMSSVTGGMNIPGLF, encoded by the coding sequence GTGGTTAGAAAATTAAAATCTGCTAAAAATGGTGGAAACCAAATGGATATAGTAAAAAAAGCTCAAATTATGCAACAAGAAATGTTGAAAATTCAAGAAGGTTTAAAAGAAAAAGAAGTTGAATCTTCAGTTGGTGGAGGAGCAGTAGTTATAAAAGCTAATGGTCAAAAGGAAGTTTTAAGTGTTTCTCTTTCTGATGAGATAGTAAAAGAAGCTGCAGAAGATAAAGAAATGTTAGAAGACTTAATTCTTTCAGCTGTTACTGAAGTTATCAGACAAGCAGAAGAGCTATCTGAAAAAGAAATGTCATCTGTAACTGGAGGAATGAATATTCCAGGATTATTCTAA